One region of Daphnia pulicaria isolate SC F1-1A chromosome 7, SC_F0-13Bv2, whole genome shotgun sequence genomic DNA includes:
- the LOC124351089 gene encoding branched-chain-amino-acid aminotransferase, cytosolic-like: protein MAYSSVSDEVVEEFNPKKEEKEGSILEVGDQAVWSLSSCKAGFGIDQLRDDSTDTYWQSDGQLPHLVNIQFRKKTTIQNIWIFADYKADESYTPSRISVRAGTGFSDLQEVEVIELNEPNGWIAIPLKDAQDKYIRTFMLQLAVLSNHQSGRDTHLRNYSDLEEKICTPDQLHPKPETSALVFGKYFTDHMLEVSWDSEKGWAKPVISPMHNLQLHPGAKVLHYAIELFEGMKAYRGEDGRLRLFRPDRNMARMLNTAKRSSLPTFDANEMIQCIKRLIQIDRDWIPHSTTSSLYIRPTLIGTDPSLGVASPNQALLYVLLCPVGPYFTSGFKPISLLADPQYVRAWPGGCGAMKMGANYAPTIYIQKQSELLGHQQVLWLYGEDHQLTEVGTMNIFVFMMNKAGERELVTPPLEGLILPGVTRLSLLELAREWKEFRVVERTITMAEVVEAHAENRILEIFGAGTACVVCPISSISYQGRELNIPRSESSLSERFFKTMSDIHYGRLQHPWAVDIE, encoded by the exons ATGGCGTATTCGTCAGTGTCAGATGAAGTTGTGGAAGAATTCAAtccaaagaaagaagaaaaagagggaaGCATTCTTGAAGTTGGAGATCAAGCAGTTTGGTCACTTTCCTCTTGTAAAGCAG GTTTCGGAATTGACCAGCTCCGTGATGACAGTACAGACACATATTGGCAAAGTGACGGTCAGTTACCACACTTGGTAAACATCCAGtttcgaaagaaaacaaccaTTCAAAACATATGGATATTTGCAGATTACAAGGCTGATGAAAGTTATACACCTAGTCG AATATCCGTAAGGGCTGGCACAGGTTTCAGTGATTTGCAAGAAGTTGaagtaattgaattaaatgagCCAAATGGTTGGATAGCAATCCCACTGAAGGATGCTCAGGATAA ATATATTCGTACTTTCATGCTGCAATTAGCTGTATTGAGTAACCATCAAAGTGGCCGTGATACTCATCTTCGAAAT TATTCAGACTTGGAGGAAAAGATTTGCACACCTGACCAGCTCCATCCCAAGCCTGAGACATCAGCTTTAGTCTTCGGAAAGTACTTTACCGACCATATGCTTGAAGTATCATGGGATTCAGAAAAAGGTTGGGCGAAGCCAGTTATTTCTCCCATGCACAATCTTCAACTTCATCCTGGGGCAAAAGTTCTGCACTACGCCATTGAG TTGTTTGAAGGAATGAAAGCATATCGTGGAGAGGATGGTCGCTTACGTTTATTCCGTCCGGATCGAAACATGGCTCGCATGCTGAATACAGCGAAAAGATCGTCCCTGCCAACGTTTGACGCCAATGAGATGATTCAATGTATTAAAAGATTAATTCAAATAGACAGGGATTGGATTCCTCATTCCACTACATCTAGTCTTTATATAAGACCTACCTTGATTGGAACTGAT cCATCTCTGGGAGTCGCTAGTCCAAACCAGGCATTACTTTATGTGCTTCTGTGTCCTGTGGGCCCTTATTTCACTTCAGGCTTCAAGCCAATTTCGCTATTAGCAGATCCTCAGTACGTGCGAGCTTGGCCTGGAGGATGTGGAGCCATGAAGATGGGTGCAAACTATGCTCCTACAATTTACATTCAA aAACAATCTGAACTGTTAGGACACCAGCAAGTTCTCTGGCTGTATGGAGAAGATCATCAGTTGACGGAAGTTGGAACCATGAACATATTTGTATTCATGATGAATAAAGCTGGCG aacGTGAGCTAGTGACTCCACCTCTTGAAGGGCTAATTTTGCCTGGAGTAACGCGACTTAGTTTGCTTGAACTTGCCCGTGAATGGAAAGAGTTCCGTGTGGTTGAGCGTACCATTACAATGGCTGAAGTAGTTGAAGCGCACGCAGAAAATAGG ATTCTGGAAATTTTTGGAGCTGGAACTGCATGTGTTGTGTGTCCGATATCAAGTATTTCTTATCAGGGCCGAGAGTTAAATATTCCTCGATCTGAGTCTTCCTTAAGCGAGCGGTTCTTCAAAACAATGAGCGATATCCATTACGGACGATTGCAACACCCCTGGGCTGTAGATATTGAGTAG